In Thermococcus thioreducens, a genomic segment contains:
- a CDS encoding ribonuclease P protein component 4, producing MSKKFIRQREQREKRRIARERINVLFTLAERAFPYEPELANRYVEIALAVQQKARIRMPRKWKRRYCKRCHSFLVPGVNARVRLRNGHVVIKCLNCGHIMRYPYTREQKERRRARQKEIDSSP from the coding sequence ATGTCCAAGAAATTCATTCGCCAGAGGGAGCAGAGGGAAAAGCGCAGGATCGCCCGAGAGAGGATAAACGTTCTCTTTACCCTCGCGGAAAGGGCCTTTCCCTACGAGCCAGAATTAGCCAACCGCTACGTTGAGATAGCCCTCGCGGTACAGCAGAAGGCCAGAATCAGAATGCCGAGAAAGTGGAAGCGCCGTTACTGCAAGCGCTGTCATTCCTTCCTTGTCCCGGGCGTCAACGCCAGAGTAAGGCTCAGAAACGGCCACGTTGTCATCAAGTGCCTCAACTGCGGCCACATCATGAGGTATCCGTACACCAGGGAGCAGAAAGAGAGAAGAAGAGCGCGGCAAAAAGAAATTGATTCAAGCCCCTGA